GTTCGGCGCGATCGACACCGTGATGCGCCGCTTCCCGTTCACCGCGCGCCAGGCGGTCCAGGCCTTCGGCGCCGCCGCTCTGGGCGCGAAGCTGCGCGAGGCGGCCGCGCGCGAGCCCGACCGTCCGTTCTCGTTCATCCACGCGGTGTTCCCCTCGGCCGACGACGTCGACGGCGCGCCGGGCGGCGAGGGCGCCGCGGCGTCCCGCGCGCGCTACGTCTCGGTCTACGTCTGCGCCGAGGATCGCCGCGTGGTGTCCCGCGGCGCGTACCATGAGTTTCCGTACATGGTGCCGCGCTGGAGCAAGGGGACCGGCGAGGTCTACGGCCGCTCGCCCGCGATGTCGGCGCTGGCCGACATGAAGGCGCTCAACGAGATGTGCCGCACGTCGCTGCTGTCGGCGCAGAAGGCGGTCGATCCGCCGATCATGCTGCCCGACGACGGTTTCGTCGGAAAGATCGCGACGTCGCCGGGGAGCATCAATTTCTACCGCGCCGGCGCGCAGGACCGCATCCAGCCGCTGCCCTTCGCCGGCGACGTGCGCCTCGGCCTCGAGATGGAGGAGCGGCGGCGGCAGTTCATCCGCGCCGCGTTCTTCGTCGACCAGCTGCGGCTGGCCGAGGGACCGCAGATGACGGCGACGGAGGTGCTCCAGAGGACGGAGGAGAAGCTGCGGCTAATGGGGCCGGTGCTCGGACGCCTGCAGAGCGAGCTGTTGCGCCCGCTGATCGCGCGCGCCTTCGCGATCCTGGCGCGGCTCGGCCGGATCGCGCCGCCACCGGCGGCGCTGCGTAAGGCGGTCGGCGGACGGCTGCGCGTCGACTACACCTCGCCGATCGCGCGCGCCCAGCGCGCCGACGAGACCCAGGCGATCGGGCGGGTGACGCAGATGGCGCAGCCCTTCATGGCCGCCGACCCGTCGCTGCTCGACCTGATCGACGCGGAGAAGCTGATCCGCCACGTCGCCGCGCGCGAGGGATTGCCGCGCGGCCTGCTGCGCGACGAGCGGCAGCTCGCCGGCCTGCGACGCCGCCGCGCCGAGGAGATGACGGAGGCCGGCGCCGCCCTGTCCGGGGCCACGCGGCCCGGCGGCGCCCCTGTGGAGGCGCCGGTAGGCGATCCGTTGCTCGCGATGCTGCGTGGCGGCGCAAGCGCGGCGCCGGTCGGCCCGGCGCGTGGCGGTGCGTCGTGACGACACCGGAGGTTTCCGGCGACGCCGGACGGGGTCCCGGGATCGGCGACGAACGCGAACGCCGCCGCCTCTACGCCGCCGTGTTCGACTCGCCGGATGGCGTGCGGGTGCTCGACGATCTCGGGCGCGCCTGCTTCGCCGCCGCGCCGACCTACGTGCGCGGTGACGCCGTCGAGAGCGCGCGCCGCGAGGGCATGCGCGCGGTGTGGCTGCGGATCGGCGGGATTCTCGATCCGCGTCCACGCGGTTCCGACGCGCCGTCCGACGCCGGACGCTAGCCCGCGACCACGAAATTCCCGAGTGAACACGAGTGCGGCCCGCCGCGACCGCGCGAGCCCATCCGATCGCGTCCGACCAAGGAGTGCCCGATGGAATCCGGATATCCGTACCCGCGCGACCCGTCGCCTGAGGACACGCTCGTGCGTGGCGTCGACGACATCGACCGCCCGGTCGAGACGGCCGCGCCCGCGCCGGCGGTGGACTGGCGCGACGCGCTGCCGCTGGAACTGCGCGACGATCCCACCCTGCGCGACGTGCGCGACGTCGCCGGCCTCGCGAAAGGCTACATCCACGCGCAGCGACTCGTCGGCGCCGACCGGATCCCGGTGCCCGGTCGCAACGCCGATCCCGAGGCGTGGGCGATGGTGTTCGACCGGCTGGGCCGGCCGCGCTCGCCCGACGGCTACAGCCTGGAGCGCCCGGCCGAAATGGAGCTGCCGTACGACGAGGGACTGGAGTCCGCGTTCCGCGAACGGGCGCACGCGCTCGGATTGCTGCCGGAGCAGGCCGCCGGGCTCTACGCGTGGTGGCTCGACCTGAACCGCGACGACGTGGCGCAGCAGCGGCGGATGGTCGAGTCGCGGCGCGACGGCGCGCGGGAGGCGCTGCGCGCGGAATGGGCGCACCGCTTCGACGACCGCCTGCGGCGCGCCAACGACGCGCTGCGCCGCTTCGCCGACGACGAACTGCGCGAGCGTGTCGCCGAGGGGCTGGGCGACGATCCCGCCTTCATCCGGTTCTGCGCGCGGATCGGCGACCTGGTCGGCGAGCACCGTCTCGAGGGGCCCGGCGCCGGCGCCGGATTCTCGTCGGCGGTCGACGCCAAGCGGCGCATCGCCGAGGTCTTCGCGGACCGCGGCCATCCCTATTTCCAGCGCGACGATCCGCGCCACGCGCACGCCGTGGAGGAGGTCCGCCGGCTGTTCGAATCGGCCTACGGCTGAAGCGTCGCGAAAGGGAGGGACGATCAGATGATCCTGTCGACGACCGCGGCGGCGAGCCGCCTCCGGATCCGGCCGTTCGATGCCGGCGACGTCGAGCGCATCGAGCCGCGCGCGGCGGCGCGGCGCGAGCTGCTGGCGCTGGGCGACACCGCGGCGCGGGCCGCGATGTGCGCGGAGGCCGGCCCGGCCTTCACCGGCTTCTGCGGCGACCGGCTGGTGTTCTGCGCCGGCGCCATCGAGCTGTGGCCGGGCGTGGCCGAGGGCTGGGCGCTGGTGTCGCCGTTGGTCGAGCGCCGGCGCGTGGCGTTCCACCGCGCGATCCTCGGGTTGCTGGCGCGGCACCAGCCGGCGTGGCGCTGCCACCGGCTGCAGGCGACCGTGCGGCAGGGCGAAGCCGCCGCGGCGCGCTGGCTGTCGCGGCTGGGCTTCGTCTACGAGGGCCGCATGGCGGGCTATGGGCCCGACGGCGCCGACCATCTGCGGTTCGCGCGCATCCTGCCGATGGCGCCGTCGGCCTCGGATGCGCCGCTCCGCGCGCCCGACGCCGGTCCGTGGACCTACGACGCCACGACGCGGCGCGCGGTCGAAGCCGAACTGCTCGCGGCGTAGGGGCTGGAAATGTCCTGGGCGCTTCCCGTCGCCGCTGCCATCAGCGCCGTCGGCTCGTTCACGCAATCCATGTCGCAGGCCTCGGCCGCGTCGGCCGCCGCCCGCCAGGCGCGGCAGGACGCGGCGCTGGCCGAGGCGGCGCAGCGCCGTAAATCGGCCAAGCTGCTCGGCACCGCGCGCACGCGCTTCCTCGCGTCGGGCGTGACGCTCGACGGCTCGCCGCAGGACGCGCTCGACGACATCGCGCAGGACGCCGAGCTCGACGCGCTGACCCTGCGCTACCGCGGCGAGGTCCAGGCCGAGCGCCTCGAGGCCGAGGCGCGGATGCGCCGCTTCGGCGGTGGCACCGCGCTGGCCGCCGACACGCTGCGCGTGGGCCACAGCCTGTGGGGGCCGCGACCCCGATAGGCCGCGCCATCGTTCCGGCCGGGCAGCCGCGACGCGCTCGCGGTCCGGCGGTCCTCCGGACGCGCGGGCGTCCGGTTCCACCCACGGGCCCGCCACCGCGGCGGCCGGACCAGCCGCCCCGCCGCCCGCGGGAGAACGGCCCGGCGTCGCGCGCGGACAACCCGCATCCATCGCGCGGCGCGACCGGCGCCGCGAGGAGGTCCCATGTCCATCCAGATCAGCGAAGCGTTCATCCAGCAGTACAGCCACAACGTCACGCTCGTGGCGCAGCAGAAGGGCTCGCGCCTGCGCGAGGCGGTGCGCGAGGAGCGCCACGTCGGCAAGGCGGTGTTCTACGACCGCATCGGCCGCACCGCCGCGATCCGCCGCACCTCGCGCCACGGCGACACGCCGCGCATCGACGTGCCGCACTCGCGCCGCCGCGTCACCCTGGTCGACTACGACTGGGCCGACCTGATCGACAACGTCGACCGCGTGCGGCTGTCGATCGACCCGGCGTCGCACTACGTCACCGCCGCGGCGTGGGCGATGGGCCGCGCCATGGACGACGAGATCGTCGCGGCGGCCACCGGCGTGGCGCAGGCCGGCGAGAACGGCCAGACCGACGTGCCGTTCCCGGCGTCGCAGGTCGTGCCGGCCAGCGCGACGGGCCTCACGGTCGCCAAGCTGTTGGCGGCCAAGGAGCTGTTCGACGCCGCCGACATCGACCCCGACGAGCCGCGCTTCATCGCCTGCACCGCCAAGCAGATCGCCAACCTGCTGTCGGAGGACGAGGTCGCGAGCGCCGACTACAACTCGGTCAAGGCGCTGGTCCAGGGCGAGGTCGACACGTTCCTCGGCTTCCGCTTCATCCGCACGCAGCGTCTGCCGCTGAGCGGCGGCGGCGCGCGGCGCTGCATGGCGTGGACGCGCGACGGGCTGCTGCTGTCGGTCGGCGCCGAGCCG
The genomic region above belongs to Rhodospirillales bacterium and contains:
- a CDS encoding head-tail connector protein, with protein sequence MSARAMMARSDGPGAAPASRPVAGGDDGVSTPAEGAVLAAAILRRCDQLFAARQPWETHWAQVADHVLPRRAEIGGPPVVGDMRGRQLLDSTGIHANELLAAALHGMLTNPATRWFQLDIAGIDDDALADAARGWLAAAGDSLAEALEESNFATQAHELYLDLGCFGTGCLYLDETGGRLRFATRSLAEIAVAEDAFGAIDTVMRRFPFTARQAVQAFGAAALGAKLREAAAREPDRPFSFIHAVFPSADDVDGAPGGEGAAASRARYVSVYVCAEDRRVVSRGAYHEFPYMVPRWSKGTGEVYGRSPAMSALADMKALNEMCRTSLLSAQKAVDPPIMLPDDGFVGKIATSPGSINFYRAGAQDRIQPLPFAGDVRLGLEMEERRRQFIRAAFFVDQLRLAEGPQMTATEVLQRTEEKLRLMGPVLGRLQSELLRPLIARAFAILARLGRIAPPPAALRKAVGGRLRVDYTSPIARAQRADETQAIGRVTQMAQPFMAADPSLLDLIDAEKLIRHVAAREGLPRGLLRDERQLAGLRRRRAEEMTEAGAALSGATRPGGAPVEAPVGDPLLAMLRGGASAAPVGPARGGAS